One stretch of Bombina bombina isolate aBomBom1 chromosome 7, aBomBom1.pri, whole genome shotgun sequence DNA includes these proteins:
- the LOC128635770 gene encoding 3-galactosyl-N-acetylglucosaminide 4-alpha-L-fucosyltransferase FUT3-like gives MGSLSLVKICFFAILQMTFSCFLFSTFWHFKIFNQETNQTLNSSSERESFLIQQKTYLILLWTWRFKNQFPYDQCPYDTSGCFYTGDRNLYSDADAVILHHDNVRSSRDLLPNKQRPTKQYWIWFCLESPTHSPNLALMNNLINLTMSYRADSDIFTNYGWLEKHDSHENFTIPLKTKLVAWAVSNWNPNYRRSKYYWELKKYIQIDMYGNGKMLLPRDNYTMTLSTYKFYLAFENSIHEDYITEKLWNNSLHSGTVPVVMGPPRANYERFVPPDSFIHVDDFHSPKELASYLLELDKDDKRYKQYFNWRSKFKPEGITNYLLQYCKVCKALKEAPAYRTIPSIDKWFK, from the coding sequence ATGGGCTCACTTTCCTTGGTAAAGATTTGCTTCTTTGCAATCCTGCAAATGACATTTTCGTGTTTTTTGTTCTCCACATTTtggcattttaaaatatttaaccaggAAACAAATCAAACTTTAAACTCTTCTTCAGAACGTGAGTCATTTTTGATACAACAAAAAACTTACCTTATTCTCCTTTGGACATGGCGCTTTAAGAACCAGTTCCCATACGACCAGTGCCCTTATGACACATCTGGTTGTTTCTACACAGGGGACCGCAATTTATACTCAGATGCAGATGCTGTTATTCTGCATCACGATAATGTACGTAGCTCTAGAGATTTATTGCCCAACAAACAAAGACCCACTAAACAATATTGGATTTGGTTCTGTTTAGAGTCTCCAACTCACAGTCCAAATTTGGCATTAATGAATAACCTCATCAACCTCACCATGAGTTATAGGGCAGACTCAGATATCTTCACTAATTATGGATGGCTGGAGAAGCATGATTCACATGAAAATTTTACAATTCCTTTAAAAACTAAACTTGTAGCCTGGGCAGTTAGTAACTGGAATCCAAACTACCGGAGGAGCAAATACTATTGGGAGCTTAAGAAATACATCCAAATTGATATGTATGGTAATGGCAAGATGCTGCTCCCAAGGGATAATTACACAATGACTCTTTCTACTTACAAATTTTATCTTGCATTTGAGAACAGTATCCATGAAGACTATATCACTGAAAAACTATGGAATAATTCACTCCATTCAGGGACTGTGCCAGTGGTAATGGGACCACCTCGTGCTAACTATGAACGTTTTGTACCCCCAGATTCATTTATACATGTAGATGATTTTCACAGCCCTAAGGAACTGGCTTCTTATCTTCTGGAGTTAGATAAGGATGATAAAAGATACAAGCAATATTTCAACTGGAGGTCTAAATTCAAGCCAGAAGGAATTACTAATTATCTATTACAATACTGTAAAGTATGTAAAGCATTGAAAGAGGCCCCTGCGTATAGAACAATTCCAAGCATTGATAAGTGGTTCAAATAA